A genomic region of Candidatus Poribacteria bacterium contains the following coding sequences:
- a CDS encoding DUF6259 domain-containing protein translates to MKHFCAKCAYILICQFVFVTVAFANTLMVDEAGNVLAETDRYLARFENGVLTDFHNKLTNETYTQGESEALTRMKAGRSLTIHEITPEIKRLSPLECQLIYRDTWSVPTDNNVELHLFISIDAETSDLLIRQKAVSETGGIERVMWGFANLSETVVDVIAPVTGGQILVNPDRYYYPRKWETPLAILQGQRGGVFVHSDDTQFRFKTLEYESEGGDDFALNFWEVPHAPFEQVKQITTATWRLNAYQGDWQVPALLYREWMQKALQPPDRTKMPAWINDIEVVIYYSNIDLNVLTPLSQLVDPEQTLIFVHQWRHGGHDGDLPNYTPDAVKPEFADFVKEAHGYGFKVMAHVNMLGVSEYHPLYAKFEKYQVRDPYTGEKTGWHWKIRHTNPDSHAFINPASSDYRKMFVDILKNLWERYQVDAFHLDISSPVYNDKNGLIDGLTYAEGNILLHQEIRDAIPGIVLGGEGLNDVTFIHESFAKRFRIPATEIPHPVSSLLFSPYTISYGRAIPNPDHALDEYQEFLHEYEVWDVLLTIRIYEVGDLVEQDRPETFKLFELARERQNYRFGDVNGDGIVNILDLTLVSQQIGTLNPSNRRVDVNKDGVVNILDLVLVANAF, encoded by the coding sequence TATCCTGATATGTCAGTTTGTTTTCGTTACGGTTGCTTTTGCAAACACTTTGATGGTTGATGAAGCAGGCAATGTCCTCGCGGAGACGGACCGCTATTTGGCACGTTTTGAAAATGGTGTGCTGACGGACTTTCACAACAAACTCACCAACGAAACCTATACGCAAGGCGAAAGCGAAGCACTCACACGGATGAAAGCCGGACGCAGTCTAACCATACACGAGATTACACCAGAGATAAAAAGACTCTCACCCCTTGAATGTCAACTGATCTACCGCGATACTTGGAGTGTACCAACTGACAATAACGTGGAACTCCATCTGTTTATCAGTATAGACGCAGAAACAAGCGATCTTCTTATTCGGCAAAAAGCTGTTTCAGAAACCGGTGGTATTGAACGGGTTATGTGGGGGTTCGCAAATCTTTCAGAGACAGTTGTGGATGTCATCGCGCCCGTTACAGGCGGTCAAATCCTTGTCAATCCTGATAGATACTACTATCCGCGTAAGTGGGAGACCCCGCTTGCTATCCTTCAAGGACAACGCGGTGGTGTTTTCGTCCACAGCGACGATACACAGTTCCGCTTCAAAACACTCGAATATGAATCCGAAGGTGGTGATGATTTCGCGCTCAACTTTTGGGAAGTGCCCCATGCCCCTTTTGAGCAGGTGAAACAGATCACGACTGCCACATGGCGGTTGAACGCCTATCAAGGCGATTGGCAAGTTCCAGCACTTCTGTATAGGGAATGGATGCAGAAGGCATTGCAGCCCCCTGATCGCACAAAGATGCCCGCATGGATCAATGATATTGAAGTAGTCATCTACTACTCAAACATAGACCTCAATGTCTTAACACCGCTCAGCCAACTCGTGGATCCTGAACAAACATTAATATTTGTGCATCAATGGCGGCACGGCGGACACGACGGGGATTTGCCGAATTATACACCCGACGCGGTGAAACCGGAGTTCGCTGACTTCGTCAAGGAGGCACACGGCTATGGTTTTAAGGTGATGGCGCACGTGAATATGTTGGGGGTTTCAGAGTATCATCCGCTTTACGCGAAATTTGAGAAATATCAAGTCCGCGACCCGTACACGGGTGAAAAAACAGGTTGGCATTGGAAAATCCGTCACACAAATCCAGACAGTCACGCTTTTATTAATCCGGCTTCATCTGACTATAGAAAAATGTTTGTGGATATCTTAAAAAATCTGTGGGAACGCTACCAAGTTGATGCTTTTCATCTCGATATTAGTTCACCTGTCTATAACGATAAGAATGGACTTATTGACGGGTTAACATACGCAGAAGGTAATATCTTGCTCCATCAAGAAATCAGAGACGCTATACCCGGCATCGTTCTCGGTGGTGAAGGTCTCAATGATGTCACCTTTATACATGAAAGTTTCGCAAAACGCTTTCGGATACCAGCAACAGAGATCCCGCATCCGGTTAGTTCCCTTCTGTTTTCGCCCTATACAATATCCTATGGCCGTGCCATACCCAACCCAGATCATGCACTTGACGAATACCAAGAATTTCTCCATGAATATGAAGTCTGGGATGTTTTACTTACCATTCGGATTTATGAGGTAGGCGATTTGGTAGAGCAAGACCGGCCTGAAACTTTTAAGCTATTTGAACTCGCAAGAGAACGACAAAATTATAGATTTGGAGACGTAAATGGCGATGGCATCGTCAACATCCTTGACCTCACACTCGTCTCACAGCAAATCGGAACGCTGAATCCGAGCAATCGACGCGTAGATGTGAACAAGGATGGTGTCGTCAATATCCTCGATCTTGTGCTGGTAGCGAATGCGTTTTAG
- a CDS encoding DUF1080 domain-containing protein, with the protein MKSVMIVVTLFLLPLSVWAGTFLDTFEDGNLDGWRELVPWDREPGSWEIIAGGLHGSVDDGYPRLFITGDDTWKDYTVEFDVRPLKKHGRPTIAIAARIQEKWFVRCSLMEPVVVLPGGGNAPEKGWVFCSAGNLHREKADLLFFEPHPLLKLFRWAHFKLSVEGSIFTFWINGEQVMEPTELRIVRNRDGFEDFPEFQTGGVGIGLSNYTARFDNFTVTGDSIPDSGAFAVTPQGKLATTWGHLKRF; encoded by the coding sequence GTGAAATCTGTGATGATTGTAGTGACCCTTTTCCTCCTGCCTCTTTCTGTTTGGGCAGGCACATTCCTGGATACCTTTGAGGACGGAAATTTGGACGGATGGCGGGAACTGGTTCCGTGGGACAGGGAACCGGGGTCTTGGGAGATTATTGCTGGCGGACTTCACGGGTCAGTTGATGATGGGTATCCGCGTCTATTCATAACCGGGGATGACACGTGGAAGGATTATACAGTCGAATTTGATGTCAGACCCCTTAAAAAACATGGGCGTCCAACGATCGCCATAGCGGCGCGAATTCAGGAGAAATGGTTCGTACGGTGCAGTCTTATGGAACCAGTCGTTGTATTGCCTGGGGGTGGCAATGCGCCAGAAAAAGGATGGGTGTTCTGTTCGGCTGGCAACTTGCACCGTGAAAAAGCCGATCTGCTTTTCTTTGAGCCGCATCCACTTTTAAAATTATTCAGATGGGCACATTTCAAGTTAAGCGTTGAAGGCAGTATTTTCACCTTCTGGATTAATGGTGAACAGGTGATGGAGCCTACGGAACTTCGTATTGTTAGAAACCGCGATGGCTTTGAGGACTTCCCTGAGTTTCAGACCGGTGGTGTCGGTATCGGTCTCTCGAATTATACGGCGCGCTTTGATAACTTTACTGTTACAGGCGATAGCATTCCCGACAGCGGCGCGTTCGCCGTAACGCCTCAAGGAAAACTGGCGACAACCTGGGGACACTTGAAAAGATTTTAG
- a CDS encoding DUF1080 domain-containing protein: MKFLIIVTVLFLSPLSVWAGTFLETFDGKDLDEWEQIWAIKGPAVWEIVDGELHAESREAYIHLLTTGDTTWEDYTMELDVKPLKKHGIGGIMIAVRVDGTWLVYCSISDPVIIRGDDPPVQERQIGCYAAGLHLPPHATLFEELHPLLRLNRWSHLKLSVEGDIFTFWLNGEQIMAPTKLLIFKQIDVFADFPDFQTGGVGFGLWNYTAIFDNITVTGDSVPNSGDFAVTPQAKLATTWGHLKRF; this comes from the coding sequence ATGAAATTTCTAATCATTGTAACAGTCCTGTTTTTATCTCCTTTATCTGTTTGGGCAGGCACATTTCTGGAAACCTTTGACGGCAAAGATTTGGACGAATGGGAGCAAATTTGGGCGATTAAGGGACCTGCTGTCTGGGAGATTGTTGATGGTGAACTGCACGCAGAAAGTCGTGAGGCGTATATTCATTTACTGACAACTGGGGACACCACGTGGGAAGACTACACGATGGAACTTGATGTCAAACCTCTGAAAAAACATGGTATTGGCGGTATCATGATCGCTGTGCGAGTTGACGGAACTTGGTTAGTTTACTGCAGTATTTCTGATCCGGTGATTATAAGGGGGGATGATCCGCCGGTTCAAGAAAGACAAATAGGTTGTTACGCTGCCGGTTTGCACCTGCCACCACATGCCACCCTTTTCGAAGAACTGCACCCACTTTTAAGATTAAACAGATGGTCCCATCTGAAATTAAGTGTTGAAGGCGATATCTTTACCTTCTGGCTTAATGGTGAGCAGATTATGGCACCGACGAAACTTCTAATTTTCAAGCAGATTGATGTCTTTGCGGATTTTCCCGATTTTCAGACTGGCGGTGTCGGTTTCGGTCTCTGGAACTATACGGCAATTTTTGATAACATCACTGTCACAGGGGATAGCGTTCCAAACAGCGGTGATTTCGCCGTAACGCCCCAAGCAAAATTGGCGACAACCTGGGGACACTTGAAAAGATTTTAG